Sequence from the Natronomonas marina genome:
CGACGACCGACGCGAGGGACACGTAGTCCGTCCGGGAGATGGGCTGGCCCTCGCGGGCGAGCGTCAGCAGGTCCTCGACGAGCGTCTCCATCCGTTCCAGCGCCGACTTGGCGGCCTCGAGGTCCTCGTCGTCGTGGCTCTCCAGCGCGAGGTCGACCCGTCCCTTGGCGACGCTGAGCGGGTTCCGGAGGTCGTGGCTGACGACGCTTGCGAACCGCTCGAGGCGCTCGTTCTGCCGTTCCAGCTCCGTCCGGTACTGCTCGCGTTCGGTGATGTCCGTCAGCGTGATCTGCCGGCCGGTCCGGGTCCCCGAAGTGGAGAAGGGGTTCGTCGAGAGCTGGTAGTACCGCATGCCGCCGACCCGCTGGATGTCGACGACCGCCTCCTCTGCGTCGAGGTGGTCGGCCAGTTCCGGGACGACCGCGTCGACGCGCTCGTCGACCGTCAGTCCCGGGAACAGCTCCGAGGCCTCGGCGTTGTAGTCCCGGACCTGGTCGTCGTCGTCCAGCACGATGACGGGGTCGTCCCGCTCGCCTGCCACCCGGATCGTCTGGAAGTCGTCGAGATACACGAAGAGGACGCCGACCGAGAAAGCGGCCACACCCAGCGGCTCGTAGGTGAAGTCCAGAAGCAGGGGACTCGTCGCGCCCGCGAAATCGAGGACGACCGGCAGGCCCGTCAGCCCGACCAGTGCGACGAGCGGCCGCGTCTCGTGGCCGACCTGCCAGAACAGTTCGACGAGCATGAAGTAGCCGACGGCCGACAGCGCGTACGCAAGCCCCATCACGAGCCAGTGGAGCGGCCCGTTGGTGACCGTGAGGTGGGGAAACGGCGTCTCGACGAACGCCGTCCGGAAGTAGAGCCCGTGGACCGGATTGGCGAGCTTCACCGCCACGACGGCGAGAAAGACGCCACCCGCGAGCCGGCGGAGGGTCCTCGAGCGGTGGAGCCGCCGGCCGGTGTAGGCCGAACAGAAGTACAGCCACGGGCCGACGGTCCCGAAGCCGATTATCAGCCCGGCGTAGTGGAAGGCGAGTTTGAGCCCCGGCGTCGGCGCGAGCAGGAAGCCGACGTGGGCGCTCGCCCAGGCACCGCTGGCAATCAGGAGTGCGACGAGACCGCGCCGGGTGTCGGCGTGGTCGATCCGACGTGCGCGGGGGATGCCGAGGAGACAGACCGCGCTGGCAACCCCGAACGCGAGGACGTAGGCGAGGAAGACGGGGTCGACCGGGAGCCAGGAGAGCGTGGCCACAGTACCCGGTCTATTACCGTCCAATAAATAACTGTTCACCCGAAATCCGGGCGCGTTGAACGCCCCGCCGACGATCACTCGTCGGCCGTCCCGCCGGCGTCCTCGCGGAACTCGAAGCGCGCGCCGCCGTCGGCGCTCTCGACGACCGACACCGTCCAGTCGTGGGCCTCGGCGATGGTCTCGACGATGGCCAGCCCCAGCCCGGTTCCCTCGTCGGTGCCGGAGTGTCCCGATTTCAGGATGGCCTCGCGCTCGGTCTCGGGAATGCCGACGCCGTCGTCGGCGACGTAGAAGCCGTCATCGAGCCCGCCGACGGTGACGGTCGTCGCCGCGTCGCCGTGTTCGGCGGTGTTGGTAAAGAGGTTCTCGAGCAGTTGCCGGAGCCGCTCGGGGTCCGCTCGGACGGTCGGGGCGTCCTCGATGGCCAACTCGAGGTCGCCGGTCTCGACGGTGCGCCACGCCTGTTCGGCGGCGCTTCGCAGTTCGACCGGCGTCGGGTCGCTCTTGAGTTCGCCCCGCCGAGCCAGCGTCAGCAGGCCGTTGACCAGTTCGTCCATTCGCTCGTGGGCGCGCTCGACGGCCCGGTAGTGGTCCTCGTCGCCGGTCGCCCGCGCGAGGTCGAGTCGCCCGCGCGCGACCGACAGCGGGTTCCGGAGGTCGTGACTGACGACGCTTGCGAACCTGTCGAGGCGCTCGTTCTGCCGGGCGAGTTCCTCGGCCCGCTCTTCGAGTTCGCGCTCGCGCTTCTGGCGATCGATTGCGACGACGGCGTGTTCGGCCAGTAGCTCCGCGAGCCGGCAGTCGTCGGTCGAGAAGGCCGCCTCCTCGGTGGCGACCGCCTGGAGGACGCCGTAGTCGCCGAGCGGAACGCTGAGCGCCGACCGGTACTCGAAGTTCGCCGGCGCGTACCGACTGGCACGGAGGTCGTCGACGACGCGCGTCTCGCCGGTCCGGGCGGTCTCGGCGGCGAGGTTGTTCTCGCGGTCGATCGGCGTCTCCTCGTAGTAGTCCGACAGCGAGACCCCGGAACTGATCGCCTGGGGCACGAGGACGCCGTCCTCTATCTCGTCGATGAGCGAGAGGTCGAACGCCAGAATCTCCTCGGCGGCGTCGATGACGATGTCGTAGATCGTCGTCCGGTCGGGTGCGGCCTTCATCCGTTTGGTCACGTCGTGGAGCGCCTCGATACGGCGGTTCTGCCGTTCCAGCTCCCGCTGGTGCTGCTTCTGTTCGGTGATGTCCGTGTAGATGGCGTAACCGCGGGTCTCCGTACCGCCGACGTCGTGGGCGACGACGTGCAGGATGAAATCACGGAGGCCGTCGGTCGTGCGGCGACGAACCTCACCGTAGAAGCCCTCGCCGGTCTCGACCCGTTCGTTGTAGCCTTCGGCCTCCGTCTCCTGGCCCTCCGGGACGATGTAACCGTCGACGTTCTCGCCGCGGAGCCGTTCGCCGTCGTAGCCGAACACCTCCTCGAAGGCGGTGTTGACACGCTCGACGATCGGTTCGCCGTCCTGCATCGTCGTCTCGACCGCCGGATCGGGGATGTTCTCGAACAGGGCTGCGAGGTCGTCCCGTTCCCGCCGCAGGGCCGTTTCGTTTTCCGCCCGATCGAGGGCGGCCTCGGCGTTGGCCGCAAGGATGGTCGCAAGCCGGATTTCGGCGGGAGCGAGGGCGTCCGTCCCCGAGGCCGCGACCGCGAACACCCCGTGGTCGCCCAACGGGAGGTACGTCTCGCCGTCGGTGCCGCCGGCCCGTCCGGCATTCCCGGGGCTCGCGTCGCCGGTCCGGTGGGTCCGTTCGACGGCCGCCGGCGGCTTCTCGGTACGTCCCTCGTGCGGTCCGGTCGCGGCGACCAGCTCGAGGCCGTCGTCGTCGAGATAGACGGCGGCGTCCGACGCGTCGACGATCTCCCTGGCGGCCACGGTCGTCAGTTCGGCGATCCGTTCCGGATCGGTTTCGGCCATCAACTCCCGGGTCGCATCGTGGAGCCGACGGAACCGACCGTCCGCTCGACGGTCCGTCCCGGTCGCGGAACGCTCGATTCGGTCGGCCAGACGTTCGGCCGACTCCCCGCCCGTCCTCGGAAGGTAGTCGGTGACGCCGGCGGCGATGGCCTCGCTTGCGACCGCCTCGCTGCCCCGATCGGTAAAGAGGACGAACGGGAGGTCGGGCGCACGCTCGCGGGCCGCCCGGAGGAGTTCGATCCCGTCGGCGTCCGGTAGGTCGTACTCGGAGACGACACAGTCCGGCCACCCGAGGTCGTCGAGTGCGGTCGCCGCGTCCTCGACCGCCCGAAGGTCGAAGCCCCGCCGTTCGAGACGGCGTGCCGGCTGGCTGCGGGAGTCGTCTCCCCGCACGTACAACACCCTCGTCCCCTGTGTCACGTCCGAACGTAGCGGTGGGCTCGGATTTAATTCTGCGCATGGTTTCGACGCTCTTTACGCCTCACTCCCAGCGAGCGGGCCCGGCCCGGCGTCGGGCGTCAGCGGCCGGAGAGCCGTTCCGGCAGGGTGGCGGCATCGCCGACGCGGTACATCGCGAGGCCGACGAGGAGGAGTGCCGCCCACAGCCCCGGCTGGAGCAGGCCCGCGATGGGTTTCAGCGTCGGCGTGGCCGACGGCGGGAACCAGTCGCCGAGGAGGTTGACGATGGCGTAGAGGCCGTAGGCGTGGACGGCGGCCAGCCACAGGCCGACGACGGGGACGATGGGGTGGCCGTCCTCTCGCCGGAGTTCGGTCGCCAAGAGTGCGACGACGACGGGGAGGAACACCGCGAGGTCCTGCGTGTACGCGCGGGGGGCGACCAGCGGGATGGCGGCGACGCCGAGCGCGAACGTTTCGCTCTCGACGCCCTCGTCGACCGACAGCAGCGCGAGCGCGGAGATGACGGCGGCCAGACCGACCCGGATCACCATTCCGGCTGTCGAACCCAGGTAGTAGAACGGCCGGTAGTACGGCGGCAGCCACAGCCCGGGCGGGTAGGGCGCCCGCGAGTCGCCCCACCCCTTCCCCCAGGTCAGCACGTCGTAGTAGCGCAGGTGGGTCTCGACGCCGAACACCGCGACCGACAGGACGGCGAGCGCGAGGCCGGTTGCGACCGCGCCGACGAACCGCCGGCGGTCCTGCAGGAGATGGGCGCCCGCGGGCGCGTAGATGAGCTTCAACGTACCCGCCACAGCCGTCGCAAAGCCGCTGGCGTAGGCCGCGAGCCGACCGGTCCCGTCGCGCTCGTCGTACAGGAGACCAGCCAGCGCGAACGCCAGGAGTGCGGCCAGAAAGACAGACACCTGCGCCAACTGCATCGAGACGATGACGGGGGCGAATCCCCCGATGGCCCACAGGAGCAGAGCGCGCTCGTACCACGCGAGCGAGAGACCGTACCCCGCGATTGCGGCCTGCAGGCCGACCCAAAGCAGGCCGACGGAGACGACGTTCAACAGCGCGCCGGCCTGGTAGAACGTGATGTCGGCGAACGGGAAGTCGGTGAAGGGGACGAACAGTAGCACGAACACGGGCGGGTAGAGGTAGCTCCCGTGGTAGCCGCCGTTGTCGTTTTGCACGTACAGCGGGTCGCCGGCCTGCCAGTTGTTGACCGCCTGCCGGTAGGCACCCAGATCGAAGTACCGGAACTCCCCGGCGATACCCGTCGACTGGAGCCACCAGTGGAGGGCCGGGTACGCGAGGAGGAACGCGAGTACCGCAAACGAGGCGGCGACGAACCACGGACGGCGCCGCCGGAGGGACCACAGCTGCCGGAGGGCGGACATGGGTAGCGTTGAACGAACGACCGGCATACGTCTTTCGAACGACGCCCGCCGCGTCGTGCGGGCACGGTCACTCGATCCGGTAGCTGGCGACGTCCTCGGCGCCGCAGTTGTCGCAGACGTCGCTGTCGGGCCCGAGCGTGGTCCCGCACCGGCGGCACTCCCGCATCTCGGGCGAGGCGACGAACAGCCGTCTGACGCGCGTGAGTATGGACATGGATCGAACGAGTCTCGAACGTGCCGACACGGCTCCCCGGCCGTGTCCCGGCGCCGCTACGTCCGACCTCACTCCCGCTTTGGACCCTCGACATATAAGGAACCGAGACGTTTCAATCGGGGGCCAGCGGCGGGGCTGTACACGTCCGTGGGTAGCTGTGAACCCGAACTTTCCTGTGTCCGCCCGCCCACCTGCCGACGATGAGCGACGGACCCACGACCGTCGAGACGCTGGCAGGTGACCCCGCAGGCTGGCCGGCGGCCCTGCGGGATTTGCTCCGGGACGCGAGCGAGGAAGCGGTCGACCGCGGCGCGCTGCTGGCGGAACTGTCCGCCGGGGCGGCCGACGACGAGAGCGCGGAGCAGCGACTCGCATTCCTCGAGACCGTCGGCGTCCTCGACTGTGCCGGCGACGGCTGTTCGCCAGGTGAGGTCGGCCGCGAATACCTCGACACACACGACGAGACCGTCCTCTACGAGGCGCTGTCGGACTCGGTGGACGGCTTCGAGACGGCACTCGAGGGGCTCGCGGTCCGGCCGCTCACCGACGTCGAGATAGCCGACCTGTTGTCGGCCACGCTGGCGGCCGAAATCGAGCCCGCGGAGGCCGGACGGTACGGCTCGTGGCTGTGCGCGCTCGGGTACCTCTCCCGCGAGGACGGCGTCAACGAGCTGACGCGGAAGGGCCGGCGGCTGGTCGCCACGACCGACGACCTCACGCCGCCCGGCGCGGACGCGGATCGGTCGGGGCGATCGGGCCCGTTCGACAGTGCCGGCTCCGAGAGAGGGCGGTCGGCGGGCGAGTCACCCGAGGGCGGGGGCGTCCGACAGTCTCCGGCCGCTGACGCGTCCGGCTCTCGGGATATCGAAACCGACGACGAAACGGACGAGGACACACCGGAATCCCTCGAGAGCGACCTTCGCGCCCGGTACGACGACACCTGCATGGTCTGTGGCGAGCGGCGACGGCGCGGGGACGACGGGGGCTACTCGGAGATTCACTTCCTCATGCCGCTGGCCGCACCCCACGACGGGCCGGCCGACCCTGAAAACGCCGTCGTGGTCTGTCCGAACCACCACGCCGACTTCGAGCACGGGACGGTGACCGTCGACCCGCGGACGCTGACCGTCGGACACGAGTACGACGGGTCGGTCACCGGTCGGACGCTCCTGACGGCCGACGACCACGAACCCGGCGCCCAGTACCTCGCGTACCACAACGACGTGGTCGCCGGGGAGTGAGCGGCGCAGAGGTGGGCACAGTAGCGGTCGAGAACGGGAGAAGGGAACATACGCTCGGAACTCGTTTCGATCGAGATCAGCGGAGTCGAGACGGTCTCGTGACACGAACGGTACTCGTAGGCGACGTGGTGCGGCCAGCACGTCACACAGACTACCCCTGACCAACTACGAAAACCGCGAGACGGCAGAGGGCGGCGACATGACTCCAGTTCTGTTCCAGTTTCGAGGCCCGTCCGACGAAATCGAAAACAGCTCTTTCAGCGCCGCTAACGGCGAGGAACAGCAGAAGCTGGTTCTGCCACAGTTCGACTGAAAACGTAGTCCGCCCTCCCCGATTTGAACGGGGGACAAGTCGATCTACAGTCGACTGCTCTACCAGTCTGAGCTAAGGGCGGTCCACTCGGAACGAGACGACTGTCGGACTTAACGGTTTTGACCTCCGTCGGACTCGTGTCAGCGACTCACGCGCCGACGGACGTCCGTCAGACAACGCGGGAAGATTGAAATACTGTCACACACAATCGTCGGACGAGTAATGAGCAAGATAACGTTCCGGGCGGACGACGACCTCGTTCGCCAACTGGAGGAGTTCGACGCCTCCAAGAGCGAGGTCATGCGCCAGGCCCTCCGGGCGTACCTCGACGGGAACGAGGAAACGCCCGTAAACGCGGGTGAGCGCTCTGTAAGCGCCGGGACGGGGCCGTCGACCGCCGAGGAGTCGCTCGACGACATCATCGCCGAGCGCGTCGACGCCATCGTCGCCGAGCGACTGGAGGGGTCGTTTACGCGTCGAGAACCCCAGGACGTGAACGTAAACATCACGCTGGATGGCGATTCCGACAGCGTGTCACACGAGACGGGGGGCGAGCGTAAGACAGAGGAGGGGGAGCGCGAAAACGCGTCCGACGCGACGGCCGATACGTGTAAACAGTGCGGCGAGGACCTGCCGCCGTCTGCCGTTTACTGCTCCAATTGCGGCGAGAAAGCGTCCCACAGAGTGTTCTGCGAGTGCGGGGACGAACTCCGCTCTGACTGGGGATTCTGCCCGAGTTGTGGCCGTCGGACCCCTGCAGCCGACGTGTTGAGCGACTCGTAAACGCCGAAAATACGCTATACGGGTCGGTAAACGACGATACTACGAATTTGTCTTACGCCGCCCCCAACATTTAAGTTCCTACCTTCTGTGCATACATCTGCGTAAGACGGTACGTCTTACATCGGGGGCAATCGGCGCGTGTGCGCCGCTGTCGCGGCCGTTTTCCCGGTGTAAACGCGAACCAGTTCGCGTGTGCACCGCCGTCTTACCCACAAACAGAGGGGAAGAACAATATGGAGCGTGTGACACTACGGATCCCGAAGCAGCAGATCGAAGAGGTCGAACGCATGGTCGATACGGGGGAGTTCCCGAACCGGAGCGAGGCGATTCGCTCCGCCGTGCGTGAGATGTTGAACGAACAGGACGCCGAAGCACGGGACGAGAACCGCCCGTGGGCGAAGGTGTAGACGATGCAGGACATCGTCAACTCCGCACTGGAGAACGCCGAGGCCGAACAGCGGGACATGGACGCCGACCTCGACGGCGACGGCGCCGAGTTCGGTGACCCCCGCATCGTCATCGTCGGTGCCGGCGGTGCCGGCAACAACACCGTCAACCGCCTGTACAACATCGGCGTCGACGGCGCCGAAACCATCGCCATCAACACCGACAAACAGCACCTGCAGATGGTGGAAGCCGACACGAAGATCCTCGTCGGCAAGTCCCTGACCAACGGGCTCGGGGCCGGCGGTGACCCTTCGATGGGCGAACGCGCCACCGAGATGGCGCAGGGCACCATCAAGGAGGTCCTCGGCGAGGCCGACCTCGTGTTCGTCACGGCCGGCATGGGTGGCGGTACGGGTACCGGCGCGGCGCCGGTCGTCTCGAAGATCGCCAAAGAGCAGGGCTCCATCGTCGTGGGCATGGTCTCGACGCCGTTCAACGTCGAGCGCGCCCGCACGGTGAAAGCCGAGGAAGGCCTCGAGAAGCTGCGCAACGAGGCCGATTCCATCATCGTGCTGGACAACAACCGCCTGCTGGACTACGTCCCGAACCTGCCCATCGGCAAGGCGTTCTCCGTGATGGACCAGATCATCGCCGAGACCGTCAAGGGCATCAGCGAGACCATCACCCAGCCGTCGCTCATCAACCTGGACTACGCGGACATGACCTCGATCATGAACCAGGGCGGCGTCGCGGTGATGCTCGTCGGCGAGACCCAGGACAAGAACAAGACCAAGGAGGTCGTGAACGACGCGATGAACCACCCACTCCTGGACGTCGACTACCGCGGTGCATCCGGCGGGTTGGTCCACATCACGGGGGGTCCCGACCTCACGCTGAAGGAGGCCGAAGGGATAGCCCAGAACATCACCGAGCGCCTCGAGGCCTCGGCGAACGTCATCTGGGGCGCCCGCATCCAGGACGAGTACAAGGGCAAGGTCCGGGTCATGGCCATCATGACCGGCGTCCAGTCCGCCCAGATCCTCGGCCCGACCACCCAGAAGCAGGCCGACGCCTCCCGGGAGGCCATCGAGGGCGTCGAGACCGAAGACGAGTTCGCCTCGACGCCGCCCAGCGGGTCCGAGTCCGGTAGCGGCGGCTTCGGCGTGGGCGAAACCGACGGCGGTCGCTCGGAAGTCGAGCAGAACAACGGCCTCGACGTAATCCGATAAGTCCGAGATCTTATACTAATTTTTTGCAAGCCGTACAGCGGTTAGCTTCGATAGCTGTCGGGAAACTCGACTGACAGTATCGGCGTAAAACATCGTGTATGACGCCCGGCTGACGGCGCCTCAGTCGTCGCCGGGTAGTTCGCCGCCCAGTTCCTCGACGAGTTCGCACTTCCGGCAGGTGGCGTTGTTCGTCGGTGCCCCGCAGCGCTCACAGCGCCCCTGGGGGGCGTCGGCGTCGTCGCGGTAGGCCTCGGCGGCCAGCCGCGCGAGTTCCTCGTACCCGGACATGATGGAGTGGCGCGTCCCGGGATGGTCCTCCTCGAGGTCGTGGAGGTGCTGCTGGATTTCGCCGCGATAGGCCTCGCTGGCGTGGGGGCACTCGGCCATGTGGGTCGGGAGCTCGGCGAGGTGCGCGTAGAGGGCGACCTCCTTCTCGGGGATGTCCCGCAGCGGCTTCGCCCGCGGGACGAAGGGGTCGTCGTCAACCTCTCGGTCCTCGAAGCTGCCGAGCGAGGCGTCGAAGTGCTTTGCGATCTGTCGGACGTCGCCGGACAGGAGGTTCATCATCGCCGTCTGTGCCTCGTCGTCGAGGTTGTGTCCGGTCAGGAGTTTGTCGGCGCCGTACTCCTCGGCGTACCGCGAGAGCGCGTCCCGGCGGAACACCCCGCAGTAGGCACACGGCGCCATATCGAGCGGGTCGTCGGCGGCGACGTCGTCCATCTCGAGGTCGTACTCGTCGGCGTAGCTGACCACCTCGTGTTCGATGTCGAGGTCGTCGGTCAGTTCCAGACACGCCTCCAGCGAGGCGTCCCGGTAGCCGTCGATGCCCTCGTGGATGGTGACGGCGACGAGTTCGACCCGGGGGTCGGCGTCGAAGGTGTCGTGGAGGAGCTTCGTGAGAACGACGCTGTCCTTGCCCCCCGAGAGCCCGACGAGCCAGGTCTCGGGGTCGTCCGGTGTGGCCGACTCCGGGAGCAGCGCGTCCTCGCGGATCCGGCGGCGGACCCGCGAGTCGACGGAGCGACGGAAGTGCTCCTCGCACATGTGCAGTCCCGAGTAGGCGGCGTGCATCACCGCGTCCGAACCGCACTTGTCGCACTCCATTGGCGGTCCCTTGCCGACTGGGTGGGATACGGGTTTCGACTCCGGGCGGAGCCGTCGGCGAGGCCGCTCATCCCCCCTCGCCACGCCCGACAGTCGGCCGCTCCGCAGGGGCGTCGGCGGCCGGCAACTCCAGGACTACCACGGCGCCGTCGTCGTTCTCGATTCGGACGTCGCCGTCGTAGGCCTCGACCATCGCGTCGACGAAAAAGAGGCCGAACCCGGAGTCGGCCGCCTCGGTCCGTGACTCCCCCCGGCGGAGAACGGCGTCCTGCCGGTCCGGCGGGATACCGACGCCGTCATCGGCGATCCGGACGGTCGCACGGTCGTCGTCTACCTCGGCGCTCACCGAGACCACCAGCCCCTCCGGGTCGTTGTGCTCGATGGCGTTCGTCACGACGTTCTGGAGGACGTCCGCGAGCACGTCGTCGGCCCGGACCGGCACCGTCTCGGGGAGGTCCGACTCGAAGGTCACCTCCGGGTAGGTTCGTTCGAGGCGGCCGAACTCCTCGCGGAGCAGGTCGGCGACGTCGACGACCTCGAGATCGGCGCTCTCCTCGTCGCCCAGCGTCGACAGGACCGTCCGGACGCGGTCGACGAGTCCGGTGATGTTGTCGGCCCACTCGACGACGGTCTCGGCGTGCTCGCGGTTCCGTCCCTCCAGTTGGTCCTCGAGATACGACGCCCGCGACCGGACGACGGTCATCCCGTTGAGGACGTCGTGTCTGATAATGCCGTTGACGAACTCCATCTGTGACGCTCTCGTCCTGAGTTCCTCGGTCCGTTCCCGGAGCAGTTCCTCGCGGTCGCTCCGGTCGAGGGCTGCTCCGGCGTTCAGCCCCAGGATGCCGGCGCGCTGGCGGAACGCTTCCGCCAGGGGTTCGGGGTCGCGCTGTCCGACGACGAGAAGCCCCTGGCTGCCGAGCGGGACCGCGACGACGGTGCCGAGGTCGGCGTCGAACGGCGACCCCTCGTCGATGTGTCGCGGGTCCCCCTCGCGGAACGCCTCCATCGCGGGGTCGCCGCCGGAAATCGTTGCCAGCTCCTCGACGCGGTCGATCCCCAGACGGACCGCGGCGTCGTCGGTCATGGCGGCAGGCCGATGCCGGTCGCGCTCGGCCTCGTAGTGCCACAGCACCGACACCGGCTTGTCGAGTATCTCCTCGGCGATGTCGACGGTCGTCTCGGCGACCTCCGTGCGGGTGGTCGCGTAGGTGAGCCGGCGGCTCGCCTCGTGGAGTTCCGTCAGACGGCGTTCGCGCTCGTGTCTGTCCGTGATGTCCATCGTCGCGCCGATCACGCGGTCGACCTCGCCGGCGTCGAAGACCGGCGAGAACCACGCCTTCAACACCCGATCGCCGATACGGACGGTCGCGTGGCCGGACTCTCCCTCGAGAGCGCGCCGGGCCGTCGAGGCGACGCCCTCCGATTCGATCCCCAACTCGAAGACGGAGACGCCCTCGAGCGTCTCCGACTCGATGCCGAACTGCGAGAGGCCCTGTCCCTCGATGAAGACGATGTCTCCCTCGTCGTCGACC
This genomic interval carries:
- a CDS encoding sensor histidine kinase, which encodes MATLSWLPVDPVFLAYVLAFGVASAVCLLGIPRARRIDHADTRRGLVALLIASGAWASAHVGFLLAPTPGLKLAFHYAGLIIGFGTVGPWLYFCSAYTGRRLHRSRTLRRLAGGVFLAVVAVKLANPVHGLYFRTAFVETPFPHLTVTNGPLHWLVMGLAYALSAVGYFMLVELFWQVGHETRPLVALVGLTGLPVVLDFAGATSPLLLDFTYEPLGVAAFSVGVLFVYLDDFQTIRVAGERDDPVIVLDDDDQVRDYNAEASELFPGLTVDERVDAVVPELADHLDAEEAVVDIQRVGGMRYYQLSTNPFSTSGTRTGRQITLTDITEREQYRTELERQNERLERFASVVSHDLRNPLSVAKGRVDLALESHDDEDLEAAKSALERMETLVEDLLTLAREGQPISRTDYVSLASVVDRTREVVDTGAATVRVEDNLEFEADPDRLQQLLENLFRNSVEHGSTSSRPSADDAGSEDASEPSVADAPDDAVEHGSADGERTVTVRVGALDSGEGFYVEDDGPGIPAEARDDVFSFGYSTEEDGTGFGLAIVKEIAEAHGWRVSVVESADGGARFEVTGVETARRAEATDGSG
- a CDS encoding GAF domain-containing protein, with amino-acid sequence MTQGTRVLYVRGDDSRSQPARRLERRGFDLRAVEDAATALDDLGWPDCVVSEYDLPDADGIELLRAARERAPDLPFVLFTDRGSEAVASEAIAAGVTDYLPRTGGESAERLADRIERSATGTDRRADGRFRRLHDATRELMAETDPERIAELTTVAAREIVDASDAAVYLDDDGLELVAATGPHEGRTEKPPAAVERTHRTGDASPGNAGRAGGTDGETYLPLGDHGVFAVAASGTDALAPAEIRLATILAANAEAALDRAENETALRRERDDLAALFENIPDPAVETTMQDGEPIVERVNTAFEEVFGYDGERLRGENVDGYIVPEGQETEAEGYNERVETGEGFYGEVRRRTTDGLRDFILHVVAHDVGGTETRGYAIYTDITEQKQHQRELERQNRRIEALHDVTKRMKAAPDRTTIYDIVIDAAEEILAFDLSLIDEIEDGVLVPQAISSGVSLSDYYEETPIDRENNLAAETARTGETRVVDDLRASRYAPANFEYRSALSVPLGDYGVLQAVATEEAAFSTDDCRLAELLAEHAVVAIDRQKRERELEERAEELARQNERLDRFASVVSHDLRNPLSVARGRLDLARATGDEDHYRAVERAHERMDELVNGLLTLARRGELKSDPTPVELRSAAEQAWRTVETGDLELAIEDAPTVRADPERLRQLLENLFTNTAEHGDAATTVTVGGLDDGFYVADDGVGIPETEREAILKSGHSGTDEGTGLGLAIVETIAEAHDWTVSVVESADGGARFEFREDAGGTADE
- a CDS encoding glycosyltransferase family 87 protein, producing MSALRQLWSLRRRRPWFVAASFAVLAFLLAYPALHWWLQSTGIAGEFRYFDLGAYRQAVNNWQAGDPLYVQNDNGGYHGSYLYPPVFVLLFVPFTDFPFADITFYQAGALLNVVSVGLLWVGLQAAIAGYGLSLAWYERALLLWAIGGFAPVIVSMQLAQVSVFLAALLAFALAGLLYDERDGTGRLAAYASGFATAVAGTLKLIYAPAGAHLLQDRRRFVGAVATGLALAVLSVAVFGVETHLRYYDVLTWGKGWGDSRAPYPPGLWLPPYYRPFYYLGSTAGMVIRVGLAAVISALALLSVDEGVESETFALGVAAIPLVAPRAYTQDLAVFLPVVVALLATELRREDGHPIVPVVGLWLAAVHAYGLYAIVNLLGDWFPPSATPTLKPIAGLLQPGLWAALLLVGLAMYRVGDAATLPERLSGR
- a CDS encoding HNH endonuclease, which translates into the protein MSDGPTTVETLAGDPAGWPAALRDLLRDASEEAVDRGALLAELSAGAADDESAEQRLAFLETVGVLDCAGDGCSPGEVGREYLDTHDETVLYEALSDSVDGFETALEGLAVRPLTDVEIADLLSATLAAEIEPAEAGRYGSWLCALGYLSREDGVNELTRKGRRLVATTDDLTPPGADADRSGRSGPFDSAGSERGRSAGESPEGGGVRQSPAADASGSRDIETDDETDEDTPESLESDLRARYDDTCMVCGERRRRGDDGGYSEIHFLMPLAAPHDGPADPENAVVVCPNHHADFEHGTVTVDPRTLTVGHEYDGSVTGRTLLTADDHEPGAQYLAYHNDVVAGE
- a CDS encoding double zinc ribbon domain-containing protein codes for the protein MSKITFRADDDLVRQLEEFDASKSEVMRQALRAYLDGNEETPVNAGERSVSAGTGPSTAEESLDDIIAERVDAIVAERLEGSFTRREPQDVNVNITLDGDSDSVSHETGGERKTEEGERENASDATADTCKQCGEDLPPSAVYCSNCGEKASHRVFCECGDELRSDWGFCPSCGRRTPAADVLSDS
- a CDS encoding ribbon-helix-helix domain-containing protein yields the protein MERVTLRIPKQQIEEVERMVDTGEFPNRSEAIRSAVREMLNEQDAEARDENRPWAKV
- the ftsZ gene encoding cell division protein FtsZ encodes the protein MQDIVNSALENAEAEQRDMDADLDGDGAEFGDPRIVIVGAGGAGNNTVNRLYNIGVDGAETIAINTDKQHLQMVEADTKILVGKSLTNGLGAGGDPSMGERATEMAQGTIKEVLGEADLVFVTAGMGGGTGTGAAPVVSKIAKEQGSIVVGMVSTPFNVERARTVKAEEGLEKLRNEADSIIVLDNNRLLDYVPNLPIGKAFSVMDQIIAETVKGISETITQPSLINLDYADMTSIMNQGGVAVMLVGETQDKNKTKEVVNDAMNHPLLDVDYRGASGGLVHITGGPDLTLKEAEGIAQNITERLEASANVIWGARIQDEYKGKVRVMAIMTGVQSAQILGPTTQKQADASREAIEGVETEDEFASTPPSGSESGSGGFGVGETDGGRSEVEQNNGLDVIR
- the ncsA gene encoding tRNA 2-thiolation protein NcsA — encoded protein: MECDKCGSDAVMHAAYSGLHMCEEHFRRSVDSRVRRRIREDALLPESATPDDPETWLVGLSGGKDSVVLTKLLHDTFDADPRVELVAVTIHEGIDGYRDASLEACLELTDDLDIEHEVVSYADEYDLEMDDVAADDPLDMAPCAYCGVFRRDALSRYAEEYGADKLLTGHNLDDEAQTAMMNLLSGDVRQIAKHFDASLGSFEDREVDDDPFVPRAKPLRDIPEKEVALYAHLAELPTHMAECPHASEAYRGEIQQHLHDLEEDHPGTRHSIMSGYEELARLAAEAYRDDADAPQGRCERCGAPTNNATCRKCELVEELGGELPGDD